The segment GCCAGGCCGGCACGGACCTCTGACAGGCTCGCACCGGTGAGGGTCAAGGTCTTGCTGGTGCCGTCCTGGGTGTAGGACAGCGCCGGGCTCTCGTGCCCGTCGCCCTGCGCGCACCAGCAACTCGGCTTGCCGCAGCGCCGGCGGAAGGTGAACAAGCTGCCTCGCAGCATGAAGGGATCGTCTGTGCCTCGACGCGTTACCATCTCTTCTCTCCGATCTGCCTGT is part of the Acidimicrobiales bacterium genome and harbors:
- a CDS encoding DUF6788 family protein, which gives rise to MVTRRGTDDPFMLRGSLFTFRRRCGKPSCWCAQGDGHESPALSYTQDGTSKTLTLTGASLSEVRAGLARYARARAELDRAADAGIAGLRAQLRAGSKRPRKATR